The proteins below come from a single Panicum hallii strain FIL2 chromosome 7, PHallii_v3.1, whole genome shotgun sequence genomic window:
- the LOC112901474 gene encoding uncharacterized protein LOC112901474, translating to MVEAPSSSEDAPNPSAPEQRVWGESHGAAAPHGVKQDCSALPWLGLPRESDGKFQYGMYRKEADDLHSVVSYVYWEKYDVAALVGHNKYGFNHRQGYASCS from the exons ATGGTAGAGGCGCCCAGCTCATCCGAAGATGCGCCCAATCCAT CTGCTCCAGAACAGAGAGTATGGGGAGAATCTCATGGGGCTGCTGCACCACATGGGGTCAAACAAGATTGTAGTGCTCTGCCATGGCTTGGGCTTCCAAG AGAGAGCGATGGTAAATTCCAGTATGGTATGTACAGGAAGGAGGCTGATGACCTGCATTCTGTTGTTTCATATGTTTACTGGGAGAAGTATGATGTAGCAGCACTTGTTGGTCACAACAAATATGGGTTCAATCATAG GCAGGGATACGCAAGCTGCAGTTGA